The genomic region GATGGTGCATTTTCAACAGCTACTTTATCTTCTTTTTCTTTTGAGTCAAGAACACGAAGTGGGTTTTCATCCAAACGACGTTGGCTATCTGCTGACAATTTGTCACGCATTGGTGTCAAATAATCAATCAAAGCTTGACGGTAAGCAGCACGGCTAGCAGCACTTCCTAGAGTATTCAAGTGAAGTGTGACATCTTTAATGCCCAGTGTTTGGAACAATTGGTAAGCCATAGCGATTGTTTCAACGTCTGTAGCTGGATTTGCTGAACCAAAGCACTCAACACCGACTTGGTGGAATTCACGTAAACGACCAGCTTGTGGACGTTCGTAACGAAACATTGAGGCAATGTAGTACATTTTAACTGGTTTTTGAACTTCTGGTGCAAATAATTTATTTTCCACAAAAGAACGAGCCACTGGCGCTGTTCCTTCTGGACGCAAAGTGATATGGCGGTCACCTTTATCATGGAAATCATACATTTCTTTTGTTACGATGTCAGTTGTATCACCGACTGAACGACTGATAACTTCGTAATGTTCGAACATTGGTGTACGAATTTCACTGTAGTTGTATTTTTTGAAGGTTTCACGTGCAACAGCTTCGACATATTGCCATTTAGCGCTTTCGCTAGGTAAAATATCTTGTGTTCCTTTAGGTTTTTGTAATTTCATAAATAAGATATACCGGCACCAAATTTTTGTAAATTCAGCCCATTAATTCCTTTCTACTATTGTAGCTATTCAATCACTCTTTATTTTATCATAAAAAGGGCAGCTAAAGAAGAAGGGACTATTTATTTTTCGTATTTTATTAAACCCAAACTCGCCTGAAAACGTTAAATTGCCAACTTTTTCAATTTTTTTGTCAAGTAACTTTACTTTACAAAAAAGATATGTTATTATGTTAAAGTTGATTCAAAATCAAGAACAAATTAAAAATATTATCGGAGGAAATAAAACATGGCAGTACCTGCACGTCACACTTCAAAAGCGAAGAAAAACAAACGTCGTACACACTACAAATTGACTGCTCCATCAGTTAAATTTGACGAAACTACTGGAGATTACTCACGTTCTCACCGTGTATCACTTAAAGGATACTACAAAGGACGTAAAATCGCTAAAGCAGCTAAATAATAGAAGGGAGATACCATGCGCGTAAATATTACACTTGAACACAAAGAATCTGGTGAACGCTTGTACCTTACTTCAAAAAACAAACGTAACACTCCAGACCGTCTTCAATTGAAAAAATACTCACCAAAATTGCGTAAACACGTGATCTTTACTGAAGTTAAATAATTGAGATAAGAAAAGCCTATGAAATCAACATTTCAAAGGCTTTTTTCTTTTGGTTTTAGCAAAATAACTGAATTTTAACTGATTATAATTTGATCACACTAAATTTTGATATAATTATCGTAAGAAAATTTTTGAAGGTAGATAATATGAAGAAGACAAATAGCATCAATTTCTCTGAAAAAATTCCTGAAATTTCCAAACAAATTGAAGAAATTAAAATCACTTGTTTTTATATGCTAAGCACCGACTTATACAAAATAGAAAATAATAAATTAACGGAAATAATAACTAAG from Streptococcus lutetiensis harbors:
- the hisS gene encoding histidine--tRNA ligase; this encodes MKLQKPKGTQDILPSESAKWQYVEAVARETFKKYNYSEIRTPMFEHYEVISRSVGDTTDIVTKEMYDFHDKGDRHITLRPEGTAPVARSFVENKLFAPEVQKPVKMYYIASMFRYERPQAGRLREFHQVGVECFGSANPATDVETIAMAYQLFQTLGIKDVTLHLNTLGSAASRAAYRQALIDYLTPMRDKLSADSQRRLDENPLRVLDSKEKEDKVAVENAPSILDYLDEESQAHFDAVREMLETLNIPYVIDTNMVRGLDYYNHTIFEFITTVDKSELTICAGGRYDSLVEYFDGPETPGFGFGLGLERLLLILDKQGIELPVEKEMDAYIAVLGQGANIKALELVQAIRNQGFSAERDYLGRKIKAQFKSADAFNAKTVITLGESEIEAGQATVKNNKTREEVSVSFADIETNFAEILAKLS
- the rpmF gene encoding 50S ribosomal protein L32, which translates into the protein MAVPARHTSKAKKNKRRTHYKLTAPSVKFDETTGDYSRSHRVSLKGYYKGRKIAKAAK
- the rpmG gene encoding 50S ribosomal protein L33 produces the protein MRVNITLEHKESGERLYLTSKNKRNTPDRLQLKKYSPKLRKHVIFTEVK